From one Planococcus citri chromosome 3, ihPlaCitr1.1, whole genome shotgun sequence genomic stretch:
- the LOC135841604 gene encoding large ribosomal subunit protein P1-like — MSKNELACVYASLILVDDDVAVTGEKIQTVLKAAGVEVEPYWPGLFAKSLEGLNPKDLITNVGSGVGAAAPAAAGAAAAAPAAAEAPKAEEKKKEESDNESDDDMGFGLFD, encoded by the exons ATGAGTAAAAACGAACTTGCTTGTGTCTACGCTTCCTTGATCTTGGTCGACGACGATGTTGCAGTCACC GGTGAAAAAATCCAAACCGTGCTGAAAGCTGCCGGAGTAGAAGTTGAACCATACTGGCCTGGATTATTCGCTAAATCCTTAGAAGGACTAAATCCGAAGGATTTAATTACGAATGTCGGTAGTGGAGTAGGTGCCGCTGCTCCAGCTGCTGCTGGTG CTGCCGCTGCTGCCCCAGCTGCTGCTGAAGCTCCGAAAGCtgaagaaaagaagaaagaagagaGCGATAATGAATCTGACGATGATATGGGATTCG GTTTATTCGATTAA
- the LOC135841601 gene encoding 26S proteasome non-ATPase regulatory subunit 10-like, with amino-acid sequence MSLMEDDVFNDAHLGKTNVVIDKVSKNEDYLSKQDTSKRLLIHWAALSGKTDLVSFLISKGQNVDAKDDTNMTPLILAASAGKTPVVKMLIDNDADVNAKNLGGHSALQYAASKGWKEIVDLLIKAGADVNVKDDQGATPLHRAASKGVTAVVSLILDSGSKVDLDIKDRCGNTPLHLACEECREDVVKLLIKHGASTTILNEEKRTPLQLAPNSFIAILKRDEVI; translated from the exons ATGTCTCTAATGGAAGACGACGTATTTAATGATGCTCACTTGGGAAAGACAAACGTTGTTATcgataaagtttcaaaaaacgaaGACTACTTGTCGAAGCAAGATACA AGCAAACGTTTACTTATTCATTGGGCAGCTCTGAGTGGTAAAACAGATCTTGTATCATTCCTGATTTCCAAAGGTCAAAATGTAGATGCCAAAGATGAT ACCAACATGACTCCGTTGATCTTAGCAGCGTCAGCTGGTAAAACACCTGTTGTCAAAATGCTGATAGATAACGACGCCGATGTAAATGCTAAAAATCTAGGAGGTCATAGTGCTCTCCAGTATGCAGCTTCTAAAGGATGGAAAGAAATAGTTGATTTATTGATTAAAGCCGGTGCCGATGTAAATGTCAAAGATGATCAAGGAGCAACACCTTTGCATCGAGCTGCTTCCAAAGGTGTTACAGCAGTTGTTTCGCTGATACTGGATTCCGGCTCCAAAGTTGATCTGGATATTAAAGATAGATGCGGAAATACTCCATT GCATTTAGCTTGCGAAGAATGTAGAGAAGATGTTGTGAAGTTATTAATCAAACACGGAGCCAGTACAACGAttttgaatgaagaaaaaagaacaCCTCTTCAGCTGGCGCCGAATAGTTTTATCGCTATTTTAAAAAGAGACGAAGTCATCTAA
- the LOC135841603 gene encoding protein archease-like yields the protein MAAITEDDWFIPPVKYEYLDHTADVQLHAWGDNLQEAFEQCANAMFGYITTIEYVEMKDVFDIEAEGHDLDSLLFHFLDEFLFNFCAEPFFIARKVKIIEFDRENFRIKARGFGETFQIGKHPQGADIKAITYSNMQIHENQDKSEVFVIVDI from the exons ATGGCAGCAATCACCGAAGATGACTGGTTCATTCCACCTGTGAAATATGAAT ATCTCGATCACACAGCCGATGTCCA ACTTCATGCATGGGGTGATAATTTGCAAGAAGCTTTCGAACAATGTGCCAACGCTATGTTCGGTTACATTACAACGATAGAATACGTAGAAATGAAAGATGTTTTCGATATTGAAGCCGAAGGACACGATTTAGATTCGTTGTTGTTTCActttttggacgaatttttattcaatttctgcGCCGAACCATTCTTTATTGCACGA aaagtaaaaattatagaATTCGATAGAGAAAATTTTCGTATCAAGGCTCGAGGGTTTGGAGAAACTTTTCAAATTGGTAAACATCCTCAAGGAGCTGATATTAAAGCTATTACGTATTCGAATATGCAAATTCATGAAAACCAAGACAAAAGTGAGGTTTTTGTAATCGTTGATATATAA
- the LOC135841602 gene encoding chromobox protein homolog 1-like, with product MESSIRNTEINMNGQSHEETYIVEKIVKKRIRKGQEQYLVKWLGYPSSKNTWEPRSHLAECKYLIAQLESRKKTPSKRRSKASKGSTSRTSDINASLTKSKNVADVELNESTSNGIRGRRSKKINSEKTAFARNLKPLEIVGYVECDGEHYFLIKWDSGKIGMVPNNDARKFCPQLVIKFYESKISFQPAIQNNLSRRFENSSD from the exons ATGGAATCATCCATTCGCAATACTGAG ATAAATATGAATGGTCAGAGCCACGAAGAAACTTACATCGTCGAAAAGATCGTGAAGAAGAGAATAAGGAAAGGACAAGAACAATACCTAGTCAAATGGCTGGGTTATCCGTCATCAAAGAATACCTGGGAGCCAAGATCGCATCTCGCTGAATGCAAATATTTAATCGCACAGCtcgaatcgcgaaaaaaaacaccgagCAAGCGAAGATCAAAAGCCTCCAAAGGATCAACTTCTCGTACTTCCGATATAAATGCATCGCTTACGAAATCTAAAAACGTTGCCGATGTCGAATTGAACGAATCCACTTCGAATGGAATTAGAGGCCGAAGAAGTAAGAAAATAAATTCCGAAAAAACAGCTTTTGCGCGCAATCTTAAGCCTCTAGAAATCGTGGGCTATGTCGAATGCGATGGAGAGCATTATTTTCTAATCAAGTGGGATAGTGGAAAAATCGGTATGGTTCCGAACAACGATGCTCGCAAGTTTTGCCCACAATTGGTGATTAAGTTTTACGAAAGCAAAATCAGTTTTCAACCTGCCATACAGAATAATCTTTCTCGTCGTTTCGAAAATTCGAGTGATTGA
- the LOC135841636 gene encoding uncharacterized protein LOC135841636: MDSSSTKSNHNADSEYSSKLSKSSAEDDTLKDMDDNERNTTDSAEEPSFDETPGSPVSKRAKNSSDEDNWTTFLSDARIPSEDISKYATMFSKCGLEIADFTDLNDSDMVEIGVIHVVHKRRILTHGKKLAKKNDGEAAPSNVEDKFEQMESRILKHMDKSTEKLQKTIEETQSELHELQSMITVSGACKLIVTKVNRLKKNGQIRSKFKSKEEFDKFEKKYESVNGEYEEKKKKRNNSCHEFDSVDEIDVEKVKPHLDRFFKKPNNRENF, from the exons ATGGATAGCAGTAGCACTAAAAGTAACCATAACGCTGACTCCGAATACTCTTCCAAACTGTCAAAATCCAGCGCTGAAGATGATACTCTAAAAGATATGGATGATAATGAAAGAAACACTACGGATTCTGCCGAAGAACCTTCTTTTGATGAAACACCCGGCTCGCCAGTTTCCAAACGGGCGAAAAATTCATCAGATGAAG ATAACTGGACCACATTTCTCAGTGACGCGCGTATCCCTAGCGaagatatttcaaaatatgcGACTATGTTTTCGAAGTGTGGTCTTGAAATAGCGGATTTCACTGATTTGAACGACAGTGATATGGTTGAAATCGGCGTAATACACGTTGTCCATAAAAGAAGAATTCTCACTCACGGTAAAAag CTCGCGAAGAAGAATGATGGAGAAGCGGCCCCCTCGAATGTC GAAGATAAATTTGAGCAAATGGAGTCTCGTATTTTAAAACACATGGACAAATCGACAGAGAAGCTCCAAAAAACAATTGAAGAA ACTCAAAGTGAACTGCACGAGCTGCAATCAATGATCACAGTCTCGGGTGCCTGTAAATTAATCGTCACTAAAGTTAATCGGTTGAAGAAAAACGGCCAAATTCGATCGAAATTCAAATCTAAAGAAGAGTTCGATAAATTCGAAAAGAAGTACGAATCTGTAAATGGCGAatatgaagaaaagaaaaaaaagagaaacaacAGCTGTCATGAATTCGACAGCGTTGACGAAATCGATGTCGAGAAAGTCAAACCTCATCTTGATCGGTTTTTCAAGAAACCTAACAATCgggaaaatttttag